The nucleotide sequence CGTACGCTCGCAGCAGGCCGTCGGGCTGGCGCCCCGGGTGGAGCGGATCGTCAACCTCACCACCGGGCAACTGCTCACGCCGCGTACCCCGACCCTCTGGTCGCACCTCGGGCCGGCCCTGCTGCTCCAGGCCGCCATCGGCCTGCTGCTGATCGGCGCGTTCGTCGCCTGGATGGTCCTCCGCTGAGCGCAGCGTCTCGGCCTCGCCGGATCCTCCTCCGGCCCGCCGGTCAGCTCCGGGCGGAACCCTCCAGGGGGCGGTCGGTGGCGGTGGCCGGCGCACCGGCGACCGGGCCGGCGGAGGCGACCGTCAACAGGCCACGGCGGCGGGCCCACCGCTCGAAGCCGAGGGTGGCGAACGGCGGCACCGCGCAGACCAGGGCGACGGCGACGGTGAGCCAGCGCCACCGGCCGAGCCGGGCCACCAGCAGCACCAGGCCGACGTAGGCGACGAAGAGTCCACCGTGCACCGGGCCGAAGATCTGCACGCCGATCTCGTTGCGCGGCGGGCCGTACTTGACGGCCATCCCGATCAGCAGGGCCAGCCAGGAGAACGCCTCGGCGACCGCCGCCAGCACGAACAGCCGCACCACCGTACGGTGCATCAGGTCTCCTCCCGCTGGTCGGCCGCGGCCGGTCGCCGCCGGTCCGGTCCGGTCCGGCTGACAGCTTAGGCGACGCCGCCGGGCCGGCCGGGCGGACGGGTCCGCGGGCGTCGCGGTACCAACCGTGGGGATGACGTTCTCACCCTTCCGGGTGAACCGGACGGACCATGCCTACACCGAGCGGCGTAGGGGTGATGCCGCCCACGGGGTGACGCCAGGAGAGCCGCCACGGAGGATCATGAGGTCATGACGATCCATGGTCTCGGGGGGCCGGCCGTGATCGCACTGGTACTGGCGATCGTGCTGTCGGTGGCCTCAGCGGCGGCGTACGCCGCCGCGGCGGTGCTACAGGAACGGCTCGCCACCCAGGCCGGACCGACGGGGGACGCAGGGCGGGGCTATCTCGGCACCGTCCTGCGCCGGTCCGGCTGGTGGCTGTCGGTGGCGGGGAACGGAACCGGCGCCGCCCTGCACGTCGCCGCGCTCGCGTACGGGCCGCTCTCGGTGGTGCAGCCGCTGGGCGTACTCACCCTGGTGCTCGCGCTGCCGATCGCGGCGGCCACCATCGGTCGCCGGCCGTCGGCCCGGCAGTGGTCCGGGGCCGCCGCGACGGTGGCCGGCCTGGTCCTGCTGCTCGCACTGACCATGCCCGGAGCGGGCGAGCATGACCTGCGGCCGGGGCAGGGGTGGCTGCTGACCGGGGTGGCCGCCGCACTGGCCGCCGGGCTGGTGCTGGCCGGCCGGGCCAGCGGTTCGGCCCTGGCGCGCAGCCTGCTCACCGCGACCGCCGCCGGGATCGCCTTCGCGGTCGCCTCCGCGCTCACCCAGCTCGTCACCGGGCTCGTCCGGGACGGCGGCGCGGTGCTCGCCAGCGCGAGCCTGGCGGTGGCGCTGGCCGGAATGGCCGCGGCCGGGCTGCTGCTGTCCCAGGTCGCCTACCGGGGTGCCGGGCTGGGCGCGCCGCTGGCCACCGTGACCCTGGCCAACCCGATCGCCTCGGCCGCCATCGCCGTGCTGCTGCTCGGGGAGCGGACCGCCGGCGGCTACTGGGGCGGACTGGCCGCGCTGGCCGGTGCCGGCCTGGCCGCCTGGGGTGTGCTGCGACTCGCCTCGACCGAACCGACCGCCCGGCCCCGCCGGGGGTTTCGGCCCGGACGCCGGGGACCGGGACGGCTCAGGGGGATGGCGCCCTGCCCGCACCGGTCGGCACCCGCCAGCCGCTCGCCGGTCGCTCCGGTCCGGGCCGGGCGGACCGCCACAGCGCCACCAGCCAGACGACCCCGACCACGCCGACGAGCGTCAGCCCCAGCCCTTCCAGCGCCGGCATCAGCGCCGCCTGCACCGGAGTCGGCCGGCCCAGCGAGCCGTCCAGGGTGAGCAGGCCGCGTGCGCCGGTGAAGAGCAGGGTCAGGTAGAACGCGAGAACGTGCATCGCGTCCCAGAGCGCGTGCAGGATCGCCACGCCCAGATAGGCGTAGAGCAGCCGCAGGCCGACCACGAAGTGCTCCCGGGTACTGGGCGCGAAGAGCACGCCGCCGAGGACGGCGGTCCAGAGCCCGTGCCCGACCGGTGCCACCAGGCCGCGCAGGATCTCCGTCTGCACCACCTGCACCACCGAGAGGCCCTGCACGGTGAAGAGCGCGACGAAGGCGTACCCGGCGGACTCCAGGGCGGAGAAGCCGAAGCCGACCGCGGCGCCGAGGACCATCCCGTCCCGGGTCGTCTTGGTGGCCAACTGCCGGGTCAGCAGCGCCAGCGCGGCCAGCTTGGCGGCCTCCTCGATCAGCCCGACCCCGAGGAAGAGCAGCGCCGACGGGCGCAACAGGTACGACTCGAGCACGGCCGAGGCGAGGATCCCGAGTACGCCCCCGGCGAGGAAGGTGCCGAAGACCCCGCTGACCGTGACCTCACCGGTGTCCCGGCGCTGGAACGCCCAGGCCACGAAGGTCACCGGCACCAGGAAACTGCCCAGCAGCACCAGGGTGGGCAGCAGGGTCGGGTTTCCGGTGAGCAGGATGAC is from Micromonospora sp. WMMD1102 and encodes:
- a CDS encoding DUF3817 domain-containing protein codes for the protein MHRTVVRLFVLAAVAEAFSWLALLIGMAVKYGPPRNEIGVQIFGPVHGGLFVAYVGLVLLVARLGRWRWLTVAVALVCAVPPFATLGFERWARRRGLLTVASAGPVAGAPATATDRPLEGSARS
- a CDS encoding PrsW family glutamic-type intramembrane protease, with the translated sequence MDGVGRQWTAAVPDPPRRQWLRIFLTGLALWLGTVAVILLTGNPTLLPTLVLLGSFLVPVTFVAWAFQRRDTGEVTVSGVFGTFLAGGVLGILASAVLESYLLRPSALLFLGVGLIEEAAKLAALALLTRQLATKTTRDGMVLGAAVGFGFSALESAGYAFVALFTVQGLSVVQVVQTEILRGLVAPVGHGLWTAVLGGVLFAPSTREHFVVGLRLLYAYLGVAILHALWDAMHVLAFYLTLLFTGARGLLTLDGSLGRPTPVQAALMPALEGLGLTLVGVVGVVWLVALWRSARPGPERPASGWRVPTGAGRAPSP